Within Portunus trituberculatus isolate SZX2019 chromosome 18, ASM1759143v1, whole genome shotgun sequence, the genomic segment AAAGTTAGTGTGTTACACTAAGCTTTTTGAGAAGGAAGTGCATGACTGGATGACTGGTATATCCAAACTAATTGTTTGTGTTAGCAGGATAAAGGTGTTGgtataattattattagtttaGTAAAAGATTGCTTTTTTACAGTGAGCAGCTGGTTGAGCTTTTTGCTTGCCGGCAGCGGAGACGCTTTCAGCGAGGTCTGAAACGAAAGCATATGGCTCTCCTAAAGAGGTTGCGTAAGGCCAAGAAGGAGTGCCCTGCTCTGGAGAAGCCTGCTGTTGTCAAAACTCACCTGCGTGATATGATTATCGTGCCCGAGATGGTTGGCTCAATGGTTGGTGTTTACAACGGCAAGACTTTCAACCAGGTTGAAGTGAAGGTAAGCTTTGTTTTCAGATTATAAAGTCAAACTTTTATTTATACTTGTTTATTTGGTTGTGTAACTATCAACAGCTGTTGTGTGTTGAGTGAATTAATCTCTCCCTTCAGCAAAGATTTCAGTCAGAGAACAAAGTAAAACTCATTTGAAtcaagtttattttatttattttaatctgATTGTAAAATGAGCTTTTAAAAAAGTATTTTTCTTGGAAACTAGATATGAATGATAGCCATCATTATTACAGGGCATCAGTTTACATTCCTGAGTACAGACAGGTGAATATCTGCTAAAGTAGCAGTAATGTTTTGGAATGAAAGTAACTAAATGCCGTAACTAAAACACCTAACCTCTCAAGTAcgctcgaccctcgaaacaacggacaaatgcgtgcacgaccttgtccgtagattgcaaaagaaCGTAAAAACCCGTATAAAATGTACAGTTGCGACCAGATCCTTGCCAGATCTTAAACCtcatcctttatatatatatatatatatatatatatatatatatatatatatatatatatatatatatatatatatatatatatatatatatacacacacacacacacatacatacatacatacatacatacaaagagagagagagagatttcattttCAGCAATGAAGTTTTACTATTGAAATCAATatgatattcatatatattgatattgtaTAGTAGAGTTTACAAATGGTAATGActtcatagtggtggtggtagcagtatttTACACCTTTTATGACTGAGTCTTCCGCCTCTTGACCTAAGGAAGAAGCTTATCAGGTCGTCACCTCAAtggataaaatctctctctctctgcagttctgagcgccccctcccccacacccacacacctctctctctctctctctctctctctctctctctctctctcattgcagttctgaccttgttgtcctggtgtgtgcctggtctcaggcctatctgaagattggaaataatgagctctgagctagttccgtagggtaatgtctggctgtcttgtcagagactgcagcggatcaaacagtgaaacacactggaccaggaggggagagtcaagtgggtggagctttaaggcttagtttttgagggagtttaaccaatcCAAAGGAACCTGAAGCCTCACCTGGTGTAGATCTGCCAGGTAttgctactggaaaatatatgggcCAAGATGGCAATGAGTTTACTGGTCGCAACTGTACAtaaatactgtgtaatcatcATTAAGgaatcattcaagcagtattacaaagcattaagtacaacaaataacctgaaatagatgacatgagcacagactgaagataaaaaacatggcggccaacagctgatgacgcaaccgacccgccacctaccggacaataatttgccgggaacggacaatctcGCGCAATTTAATATttgtccgtagattaaaccagactccagaatttgtctgtagtttccgaaatccatTAATGGGAGGTCTGTTGTTTCAAGGgtcaagtgtatatatatatatataatgttacaTCAATATTGACATTTTGACACAGTTTGTTGCTTGACACTGGGCTATGAGTTATATGACACCACAGTGTAAGTCACCTCAGTTAGCCATTCAGCTGATATTAGTCAGAGGGGCATGCACAGCATGTGGTATAGTGTCAGGCTGCAAGGGTTCAGCCATCTTTGCCAGCTGAAGACAAATCCACTGCAAGCATCATGCACTCTTAGTGATTCACTTGAGGCAGCTTACATTGTCTGTCAAAGATTGGGTGGTCTGGTAGGGGAGGTAATTCGGTTGACTTGAAGCTACTTGCACTATTGTGTGGTAAATGTTTCAGGCCTTTGCACAACTAAAGTGAGAGGTAGAGCTGATGCATGCCCTCTGCAACATACATAAGCTTTAGTGGACTTGCTGGCGGTTATTTTGATGGTGTGGAGGAACAGGTGCGCAGCCATACACTTAGTTGTTTACAGAGGTGATGAAGTGCTGTTTTTCTCATTGCAACTTGTTCAGGTTTACTACTGGTGGCACTGATGTTGGATATCAAGTTTTTCACAGTGGAGACTTTCTGACTAGAAGGCTGTTGAGGCCCCACTGTGTAACACCAGtatttttcctgcttctttAAAAAAAGGAACTTGTTATATATCCTGCCACTAGTTATTCACTCAATACAGCTTTCATTTTTAATTCCTTAGGTATTAAAATGCCCTGGACAAGCTAGCTCCTAAATAATCCATTTTTCACTTCCTGACAGCCCGAGATGATTGGCCACTACCTTGCCGAGTTCTCCATCACTTACAAGCCTGTGAAACATGGTCGCCCTGGTATTGGTGCCACCCACAGTTCCAGGTTCATCCcactaaaataaacaaaataaaacaaatatatcagTCATGAATTGTATGAAGTATCTCAAGTATCCCCAACATAAAAATACATTATCTGAAGAGGCCATCTATGAATAGTTTTACTTGAAACATTCAACAATCAGTGAAAAGATTAACATctctgaaaacaaagaaataatctaAAGTATTTATTGAGATAATGATTCATTAAGACTTAAAAGTACACAACTTTGTCTTGTATACCAAAACAGGGAAACATTGAATgctaaaaattaataaactgcTTCCTGAGAGATATTGTCTACTTCAACAGGTGATAAAATTACATTTTGGGAGCATATGGAAAATCGTATACATTCAATCAACCCTTGTTTATCCAGGGAATGTCCAGATa encodes:
- the LOC123505465 gene encoding 40S ribosomal protein S15-like, which codes for MADAQAGQEQRKKRTFRKFTYRGVDLDQLLDMNNEQLVELFACRQRRRFQRGLKRKHMALLKRLRKAKKECPALEKPAVVKTHLRDMIIVPEMVGSMVGVYNGKTFNQVEVKPEMIGHYLAEFSITYKPVKHGRPGIGATHSSRFIPLK